The genomic window CGAAGGACTACACCGACGTCGCGATCGACGCCGTGACGGAGGAACTCTCCGTGCACGTCGACGCCGACTCGATCTCCTGGGCCGTCGAACCCGAGCAGATCGACCAGACGACCGTCCGGCTGACCTGTCACTTCTCCGGCGTCGTCCGCGACACGCCGGTCGAGGCCACCGTCGTCGTCCCGGCCAAACTCTCCTCCGGGACGTGCAGTCGCTGTGGCCTGATCGCCGGCGACTTCTACGCCGCGACGGTCCAGGTCCGGGCGTCCGCCGACCGAGAGCCCTCCGACACCGAGATCGCCGACGCCCGCGACATCGCCAACGAGTACGTCGCCGAGAAGGAGGCCGGCGGCGACCGCGACGCGTTCGTCTCCTCGATCGCGGAGGTCGAGGGCGGCCTCGACGTCAAGGTCTCGACGACCCAACTCGCCCGGGAGATATCCAACCGGATCGTCCAGGCCCACGGGGGCTCCGTCGACTCCTCGGAACGCCTGATCACGGAGGACGGCGACGGCAACCGCGTCTATCGAACCGCCCACGTCGTCCGGCTCCCGCCCGTCTCGATCGGCGATATCGTCGATCCCGACGACGGCGAGGGCCCGGTGATCGTCACATCGGCCCGCCAGACGCTCTCGGGGACGCGGCTCGCCTCCGGCGAGGACTTCGAGGCCGACTTCGAGGACCTCCCGGAGCGCGCCGTCCTCGGCGATCGCACCGACGTCGCCGAGACCACGCTCGTCGCCGTCGAGGACGAGCACGCCATTCAGGTGCTCGACCCCGAGACCTACGAGGCGACGACGATCCCACGGCCGGACTTCGTCGACACGGACGCCGAGGAGATTCCGGTGTTCAAACACCGCGAGGGGCTTCACGCCGTTCCCGACGACGAATGACCGACGGCGACGACGATCCGGAGTCCTCGGCTCTCGAAACCGACGACCAGCCACCGCTCGCCGCGATCGTCTCGAAGGACCGCAGCCAGGCCGCGCTCGGCGCCCTTCGGGAGGCCGACCTGTACGACGACACTCGGCGGATCCGCGAATTCGACGACGGCACGATCGCGATTCCCGTGACCGCCGCGCCCCTCCCCGATCGCCAGGTGACGCTGGGCATCCACGAAATCGTGCGCCAGGAGGATCCCGAACCGCGCGCCGGCGGCCTCGAGGCACTCCTCCGCGAACGCGGCTGGACCGACGCCGAAATCGAGACGGCTCCGGGCTCCTGGGCCGTCATCGGCACCGTCGTCATCGTCGAGATTCCCGACGACTGTGCGGACGAGGCTGCGGTCGGCGAGGCGCTGCTCGACCTCCATCGCGAGGCCGACACCGTCCTCGCTCGCGAAGGAATCGACGGCCAGACCCGCGACCCGACGCAGCGAGTCGTCGCCGGGGCTGGCGACACCGAGACGATCCACGCAGAGCACGGCGTGCGCTACGCCCTCGACCTCGCCGAGGTGATGTTCTCGCCCGGGAACGAGGCCGAGCGGGCCCGGATAGCTGCGCTCGTGGCGGCCGGCCGTGACGCTGGGGCCGAGGGACCGGTCGCCACGCTGGGGGAGGAGAGCGGCGTCGATCCGGTGCCGGACGCCGTCACGGGGCTCGATCCTGCAGACGGCGAGCCCCTCGAAGCGGTCGGGGGCCCCGCAGAGCACGTCTTCGACATGTTCGCCGGTGTGGGCTACTTCACGCTCCCCGCGGCGGTCGCTGGCGCGGAAGTCACCGCCGCAGAGATCGATCCCGACACGTTCCAGTACCTGATCGAGAACGCCCAGCTCAACGACGTCGGCGACCGGGTTTCTGCGTATCTCTCTGACTGTCGGGAGGTCGCGGAGTTCGTCGACGCCGACCGCGTGCTCATGGGCCACTGGGACGCGGCCGAGTACCTCGACGCGGCGTTCGACGCCGTCCGCGACGATGGCGTCATTCACTACCACGCCGTCGTGGCCGAACCGGAGCTGCCGGACGACCCGCGGGAGGATCTCGAAGCTGCAGCCGCCGACGCCGGCCGGTCGATCGCGATCGTGGACCTGCGGCGTATCAAGAGCTACGGCGAGGGCGTCTGGCACGTGGTCGTGGACGCTCGCGTGTCGTCGCCGTAGCGGCTCTGGGCATTGACGGCTCACGACCGATCGGCCGGAGCCAGCGATCAGTCGTCGGAGGCGACTCGCTTGTAGGGCCCCGGCGGTAACAGGAGGTCCTCGACCTCGGGGAGGTGCTTGACGTTGTAGACGACCTTGAGGTCGTCCGTGACCGGCGTGCCGACGCAGGAGAGTCGGATCCCCTCGTCGGTCAACTCGTCGGGGAGGATGTGGCTGACCGGCTGGGCGAGCGATCCCTCGACGACGGCGACGGCGCAGTTCGCGCAGGCACCGCCGCGACAGGAGAAGGGCCAGGTGAAGCCGACGTCCTCGGCGCCTTCCAGCAGCGTGTCCCCGCGATCGATCTGGAAGCGGCCGTAGTCGCCGGGGTCGAGGTCGGCCTCGCTGGCCTTCTCGAAGAGGTCGTCGTCGGTGATCGACCAGCCGTGATCGGAGAGCACCTCGTAGTCGACGTACTCGACGGTGTGAGGCTCTGGCTCCGGGGCCGGTTCGGGGTCGGCGTCGGCTTCGTCCTCGTCGTCCCACGAGACGGTGGGACTCCAGGGCGATCGCTGGTCCGGACCGACCGCTTCGGGCTCGGGTGCTGGCGTTCGCCCCTCGCCGAGTAGCTCCTCGTAGGCGGTGCGGACCCGGTCGAACGCCGCAGGCGAGCCACCGTGGTCCGGGTGACTCTCGAGGACGCGTTCGCGGTACGCCGATCTGATCGTCTCCTCGTCCGCGTCGCGGTCGATCCCCAGGACGTCGTACGGGGAGGGCACGGGTGCCCGTTCGGTACCGGACCTGATGAGCGTTGTCCCACCGGAAGGGACAGAAGGGACGTTTCGCCGAATATATTCGCCAGAATGATCTCGCTTTCTGCCAGTTGCGACACCTCTCGCGCCGTGGCGAACGCCGCGTCTTCCGCCGGATACCGCGAGCCTTCCCAGTCCACCGGGGTTCGCGAGCCTTCCCAGTCCACCGGGGTTCGCGAGCCTCCACAGATCGCCACCGGGTGGGACTGGAAGGGGCCGACTGCTCGATCCGGCCACGGCGACGTAAGCACCGCAGGTGAGTGAGCGGAAGCGAACGAACCGAGGAGCGCAGCGAGCCGCGGCCGGTCGAGCAGGAGGGGGCTTCCAAGGGGTTTGCTATCGCTATTTAGCAGCAACCGATGCGATATCCACCAGGATTACACTTCGGAGAGAATCGAATTCAGGCGTTCAGCGTCTCCTCGAGGTCGCCGTTCTCGTCGAGTTCGGCCAGCACGTCGCTGCCGCCGACGAACTCGCCGCCGACGAACGTCTGCGGGATGGTCGTCCAGCCGCTGTGCTCCTCCAGCGCCTCGCGGTAGGCATCCAGCGCTTCGAGCGTGTCCACGGTCGCCACGTCGTCGCGGTACTGGCCGATCAGGCCGAGCGCGCGCTTCGAGTAGCCACACTGGGGCATCAGTTCGTTGCCCTTCATGAAGAGGACGACCTCGTTCTGTTCGATGGCGGCGTCGACGCGTTCCTGGACTTCCTCCGGAGAGAGCGACGGTTCGGGCTCGAACGACATGGCCGTCGGTAGCCGCTCGGGCGGGATATGCGTTCTGCAGTGGCACGGACGCTCGCGGGGCCTACGCTGCTCCCCACGGCGCGGGTGCTGCAGTCGACGCGCTGCGCTACTCGTCGACTTCCTCGGGCGTCTTCGTCGTCAGTTCGACGGCGTGGATGTCCGTCGTCATGTGCTCGCCGAGCGCGTCGTAGACCATCTCGTGGCGATCCAGCACCGTCTCGCCCTCGAAGGCCGGCGAGACGACCTCCGCGGCGAGGTGATCGTCGTCGTCGACGCCGCGGGGTCGACCGACCGTCGCCGTGGCGTCCGGGATAGCGTCCTCGATCAGCGCAGCGACTTCCTCGGGGTCCATGGCCGAGCGAAGACGGGCGAACGGCAAACCGGTTGCGCACTGCGTCGGCCGCGGTCCGACGCCGCACGACGCGATCGGAGTCCTACGGAGTCGCGCGGCGAACGACGTGTTCCTCGCCGGCGGCCACGGTCTCGACCGAGTCGAACCCGCGGAGGTGGCCCGAGAGGTCGAGCGCCTCGTGCCGGACGAACAGGCACGCACCGTCCGGGGCGAGCACGTCGCGGATGCCCGCGAACAGTTCGGAGAGCACGCCGCTCCCGGCGTGGGTCGGCGGGTTCGTCGCCACGAGGTCGAACGTCCGGTCCGCGACTGCCTCGGTGCAGTTCCCCGTCACGACGGTCGTTTCGCTTCCTGCCGCGAGGTCGGTCCGCTGGAGACTGCATTCCGCACACTGCGTCGCGACGCGGTCGTCGTCGGTCAAGACGACCGAGCAGTCGGCCGTCGCCGCTGCGAAGGCTCCGATCGGCCCGTAGCCACAGCAGACGTCGAGGAGGCGATCACCGTCCGCGACGTCGAGCGTTTCGAGCAATAACCGAGTGCCGTGGTCGAGTCCGCCAGCGGCGAACAGGCCGGGCCCGGAGACGAGTTCCAGGTCCACGCCGTCGACGGTCGGCGTCAGGGGCCGGGGTTCGACGAGCGGGCGCCGATCGAGCGCTTCGACCGGGTCGGCAGCGCCCTGCCGTCTCGCTTCGATCACGGCGACGCCGTCGCGTTCGCAGACGGTTCCGACGCAGTTGCCGATTACCTCGAGCGTCTCGCGATACCGGTCGAGTCCGGTCGTCGGTTCTGCGGCGACGATGCAGGTGCCGCCGGGTGCGAGCAGGCCAAACGCGTCGGCGATCCGCTGGCGACCCACCGCGATCGGCGTGTAGGGTTTCGGGGCGTACGCGACGACGTCGAAGGGCGGGCCGTTCGGATCCGGTTCGGTGGCACCGTCGCCACTGCCGAGCGAATCGAGTTCGGCGAGCAGCGCGACGTGCGCGTCGGCGCCGTTTTCGCGAGCGTTCCGCCGGCACAACTCGGTGGCTCTCGCGCTCGATTCGGTCATGGTGACGCTCGCAGCGACGTCGGCCAGCAGCGTTCCGACGACGCCGTAGTTCGCTTCGGGGACGAGGAGGTTCCCTGGGTCGCGATCCCAGAGCACCTCGGCGAGGAGCAGTTCCGCGGTGCGAATCGCGTCGGCCGAACAGACGCCGTCGGCGGTGGTGAACTCGAAGCGATCGGGGCCGCCCTCGGTCCGGGCTTCGAGCGCGAGGGTCCGCAGCCGCGTCGCCATCACGGCCACTCACCTCCGGGCGATGGAGCCCTGGGATTCGGAGCAGTAGGATCGGGACACAGCGGGTGCTGGCAGCGATGCGGTCGGTCGGGTGTGGTGTGTCGCATTCGACGTGGGTCGGCAGGCTGGCGGTCGTGAGCCGAGACGAGCCACGCCCAGAAGAGCCGACGAGCGCGGCCGCGACCGGGGCGTCAGCCCTGCGGAGCAGCCGCTGTCACGTCGTAGGGGCGTGGATGTCGGGTGCCGAGTCCAGCGAACGCGCCGCCGGGACCGAGATCCTCTCGCGGTCCGAACGCGGCGACGGCGCGCCCACAGTCGGCGAGCCAGCCGACCCGAAGCGCGGCGACGAGTCGTCGCGAGCGCCTATCAGATCAGCCAGGGGTCCTGTGCAACGTCGGTTCGACGGTCGTGTCGCGAGGAACAAAACCGTTCGGGGACGTCGCTGTCCGTGCAGGTGATCGGAACCTAATTCCACCGTCAGGCCCAACCGAGGTGGTAATGAGGCCCTCCAGGCTGCTCGCCGGCCTCCTCGCGTTCACGCTGGTCGTCCTGACGATCGGGGTGGCGTTCCCGCCGACGACGCCCGCCGACGTCGGCGGTTCGCAGTCCTACGTGGACGATCCCGTCGCGGTCGAGGGCGGCGAAATCGATGCCGATCAGACCGCGCTCTGGGGGTGGACCCAGCGGGCGATGGGCCAGAACGTGGACGCGACGCCGACGGTCGTGATCCGGGACTTCGGCGACGTCGGTGGCGGCACGGCGGTCCAGACGGAGGCCACCGAGTTCCAGTGGCTCATGATCTACGACGATCCCGACGAGCAGCCACCCGGCGGCTTCCTCGCGTACGTCACTGCCTTCTCGACGGACGTGAACGTCAACGCGGCGCGGCTCCCCGCCGTGCGAAACGGCACGACGGGTCGGACTGTCGAGGGCCTGCTCGTCCACGAGTTCGCCCACGTCGTCCAGTTCCAGACCCCGGCGTTCGCGGAGAACCAGCTCAGTCCGCTCTCTGCGACCACCGACGAGATCACGGCCTACACCGCGATGGTCGAGGGCGGCGCGGAGTTGGTTGCCGACGCATACACCAACGACTCCGCGGTCGAACGCGTCCGCCAGTACTGGAACGACCCCCGGACCTCCGCGGCGGCCCGCTTCGGCCAGTGGCCATACTACCGCGGCCTCGTCTACCTCGATCAGCGCCTCGACGATCCCCAGCAGCTCTGGGGGATCTACGAGGATCGTCCGCAGACGACCGCGACGATCCTGCGCGGTGACGCACCCGGCGACGGCCCGCCGAACCGGACCCTCTCGTTGGCACTCGAGGACTACCACAGCGAGGTCCGGGATCGGCCGGGCGCGATGCTCGCGGAGGTCGCACTGACCCGGGAGGTCGATCCCGAGCGCGCCCGCGACGTCGCCGCAGGCTGGCAGTGGGGTGCGCTCCGATCGATCCAGCCGGACCGCGGGACGGACGCGGATCGCTCGCTCCGCCACGTCTGGGTGACGGAGTGTCGAAACGAGTCCGCTGCCGACGCGTTCGAGTCGGCGATGACAGAGTACCTCGACGGCCGCTGGGAGGCCACAAACGGCACCTGGAACGCCGGTGACGGGCGTTCGTTCGACCTGATTCGGGTGAACGACGACTCACTGGCGGTGCTGGTCGGTCCCGAAGCGTTCCTCGCCGGGACGACGGTCACTGCGTCGGGCGACGAGTACTCCATCGTGGAACCGACGGGTGAGTTCACGTCGGTCGCTGGACCGTCGTCTGCCCCGGCAGCGGGCGTCGCCGCCGCGAGCGCCGGTGCCTGAGCGAGGGTTTATTTGCGGCGCAGTTCCAATGGACGTGCATGGATCGACAGCAATTCATCGCGCTGTTCTTCGTCCTGCTGATGGTGCTCTCGATGGTCGCGGCGGGCGCCTCGGCGCTGTAACCGGCGTCCGGATCGCTGGGCGAATCCGTCGCTCGTTAGCCGTCGCCCCAGACGTCGCCCAGCGGCGAACCCTTCGCGCTCCGTGAGTCGTCGCCGTCGTCGTCGCTGGAGTCGGTCTGGCCAGTGTCGGCGGTGGCGGCATCCGCTGCACCGTCCGTACTGCTTCCAGCAGCGCTGCCAGAACCGGACTTCGTCGACGCGTTCGCGGTGGCGGTCCCGGCGTCGCGACCGTCGCTGGTGCCAGTCGCGTCGCCGCCGGCAGCGACCGCGGCCGCACTGCCACTCGCCTCGACGGGGAGCCCCGGAATGTCGGGTGCTCGCATCTCGTCGACCTGCTCGCGGAACCAGTCCGGCATGACGGATCCCGCTCGTTCGAACACGTCGAGGAGCGCGTCGTCGGCGACGTAGGTCGCGCCGTAGTCGTCGGGCGAGCGGACGACCCGGCCACAGCCCTGGATGACGGTGCGGAGCGTCGTGCGGTAGTACCACGCCCAGCGGTCCTGTTCGAGCCGGTGGGCGACGCGGGCGTCGCCGGCGTTCGGAAACGGCGCCTTGCAGAGCACCTGCCAGCGCGCGAGATCGCCCTCGAGGTCCAGGGCCTCCTCCATCTTGACCGAGAGGAGGACGCCGGGGCCATCGGATCGCTTCCAGGCCACGAGCGTGCCGTCGCGGTCCTCGCTGTCGTGGGTCCAGAGCCTGGCGTCCTTGCCGCGGTCCCTGAGCAACTCCGCGAGGCGGTCCTGGATCGCGTAGGAATGGCAGTGCACCAGCCCCTTCTCGTCGTCGTGTTCGTCCATCAGGCGAGCGATCGTCTCGGCCATCCGCGGGAGCGTCGCGTCGCGGTGCTCGGTGGTCATCCGGCCGCAGGTCACGTCGTAGAGCCGGCGGTGCTCTAGCGGGAAGGTGTGGGGCAGGTCGACCATTGCGACGTTCGCGGGGTCGAGCCCGACTTGCCGGCAGAAGGCCTCCTTGTCGAGAATTGTTGCGGAGAGGAGCGCGAAGCGGTTCGCCCGGTCCCAGACGGTGTGGTGGAGGTACCGCTCCGGTTCGAGGGGCTTGATCGTGATCGCGCGGTTCTCGGCCTGGTCGATCAGCCACTCCGTCGCGCTGTCGGTGTCGCGGTAGTCCTCGCGGAACCACTGGAGGTCGCCGATGCGCTCCTGGAGGCGGTCGCGCTCGGCGACCTCGCTGGCGGAGAGTTCCGCCTGCCCGAGCAGGGCGTCCTTGCGGTGCTCGCACGCGGCGATGGCCGTCTCGGCGAAGTGGAACGCGGCCTCGACGGGGCCGGCGTCCTGCTCGTCCAGGTTCGGGACGGAGAGGTCGTCCCAGACCGGCACCGTATACGGCCCCAGGTCGATCGTCGCGTACATCTCCGCCCACTCCGCGAGCCCGTGGGCCTCGTCGATGACGCAGACGTCGCGCTTGCGGAACACCTCGGAGCCGGCGGTCTGCATGAAGTACGCGAGCGTCATCGCCGCGATCTGGCGGTTGGCCGCGAGGTTCCGGCTCGCGAAGTACGGACAGCGATCCTTCACCGAGCAGTCGTAGCCCGCCTTTCGGGCGCAGGGCGCCTGGTCGACCGGGGTGTCGCGCTCCTCCGGGAGGATGCAGTCGTAGTTCGACTTCCCGCGGATGATCGCGAAGTCCTCCAGCAGGTCGTCGTCGCTCACGTCGTCGAGCTGGGAGACCTGCGGCGTCGTGTAGTAGGACCCGACCGCTTCGGAGGCGTGGTCGGTGTCGTCGTGGGTCTTGGCCGTTCCGCAGATCGCTCGCGCGAGGAGTGACTTGCCGCTCCCCGTCGGCGCGCGCACGAGCACCACGTCGTTGCCGTCGTCGAACGCCGCTGCGATCCGATCCAGGGCGTCTTCCTGGTGACCGCGGTAGGAGGGCGCGGGGAACTCGTCGTGAATCCGCTCTGTGTGCACTGGAAGAGTGCTCGGCTGGGTGCCTGCTAAAGATGTCGTTCGAACTCGTGTTCGGGTTGGTGATCTGGCAGGATTGGTTCGTGAAGCAGTGTGATTACTACGACCGCAACAGCCGGCTTGGAAGCCCCCTGCCGCTCGACCAGCCGCGGCTCGCTGTGCTCCTCGCCTCGCTCGCTGACGCTCGCTCGGCTGCGGTACTTGCGTCGCCGGGGCTGGGTCGAGCGGTCGGCCCCTTCCAATCCCACCCGGAGCCGGTTTCCCGAGTGCGAAATGCGTGGGGATCCCCCTGCGTAGCCGGGGATCGACCGCCGACGCCAGCGACCCGACGATCCACCGGAAGCGAAAACCTATCGGGACCCGAAACGGGCGGGACTGGAAGGGGCCGACCGCTCGTCGTGTTCTAACGACGTAAGCACGGCCGAGTGAAACGAGGCCGCGCGCAGCGAGTGAGAACCGACGAGCGGGAGGGGGCTTCCACCTGCTGCTGCAGTGCAGTATCCTCCACTCCAGCACCAGATACCTCAATCGAATCCGCTGATCAAGGTCACCAGCCACTGCGCGGGATCGCTCCGTTTTCGCACGTCGACCCGAACCACCCACTTCACCCACTGGAACCCGCGCCGACCGGGAGCGACCAGTCGAATCGGCGCGCCGTGGCCGTGGCTCAACCGCTCGCCGCCGACGTGGGTCGCGAGTAGCGCGTCCCGGGCTTCCTCGATCGGAAGCGACCAGCGATAGCCCGTCACGGAGACGAAGCGGACGTACTCTGCCCCGCTCGCCGGACCGACCTCCTCTAGCAGGTCACCGACGCGAATCCCACGCCAGTCCTGCACGGTGTACCAGCCGCTGGTGCAGTCGAGCAGGGCTTCGATTTCGGCGTCGGAGTCCACGTCGCTGTATTCCAGCGTGAGCTCCGAGTCCACCGCCCCGCGCACGTCGAGGGTCCACGAATCGCGGTCGATCGGATCCGGATCGTCCGCGACCCAGGAGGTCAGCGGGAAGGCGTCGTTACCCTCTCCCTTCCTGACTTGCGATCCCGTAAATCGCCGATCCTCACCCGGCGTGCCGAGCAGGCGATTCGCGAACTCCTGTCCGCGGTAGGCCACCGCCCCGCCGACGAACAGGGCCGAGTACTGCAGCGTGGTCCGGCGGCGATCGAGGTCCTGCGGACGCGGCAGCCGAAACCGCGAGGTGAGGTGAGCGATCAGCAGCGGCACCAGCAGGAGGCCGAAGGCGACGTGGATCGAGAGCAGCGTCCAGTACGAGATGCGGACGTCCGATCCGCCGACCCAAACGATCCCAGTCGCGAGCGCGCCGATCGCTGCGATCGCGGTGAGCACCGAGAGCGCCATCGAGCGCAGCCATCGATCCGGATCCGTCAGCCGATCCCGGACTCTCGCGAGTTTGAACGCGAGAAAGACGGCGAACGTCAGGCCAGCGATCCGATGCGCCCAGAAGAGCCACCAGCCGGAATGGTCCGCGACGGTGAATGAGTAGAGCCCGGAGACCGTCTCGAAGACGACGATCGCGAACAGCGTCCAGTCGACGAGGCGTGGCGGCGGCTGGACTGCCTCCCAGGCACGACGGAGTGGGCTGAGGAGGGGGTCCAGCCGCGTGCGATCCATGCGCACGAATTGGTCACGAGGAGCAAGAAGCGTTGGGACCGGCGAACCACGGTCCGTCCGCTGGCGGTGCCGGATCGCGAGCGAGCCGGCTCAGCAGACCGGCTTCGGGTCGACGCCGAGGTCCTCGAGCGTCGAGACGTGCGCCTCGTAGGCGATCTGGACGGCCTCCAGCGCCGCCGCCTGGGCGGTGTCCCAGTCGTCGTCGCTGTCACAGATTACGTCGAGGAGTTCCATCGCGCGACCTTCCTGCTCGTCGAGGTCGCCGCGAAGGTCGCGGAACACGGAGGCGGTCTGGGGGTCCGCGTTGCCGACGAAGTAGCCGACGTACTGGGACTTCTGCTCGTCGGCGACGAGGACGCGGCCGAGGAATGCGCCGGCGCGGGCTGCCGTGCCCTCGATGCCCGTGAGGTGATCGGCGAGTTCGTCGCCGTCGGCGCTGGCCTCGTAGTCGTCCAGTTCCGCGAGGATCGTTTCGACGTGTGAGTCCTCCTCCTCGGCCGTCGCCTCGAAGGCTGCCCGCGCGTCCTCGTCGCTCTCGTCCTCGGCCCAGGCCGCGAAGCAGTCGGCAGCGGCCCGGTCGGCGTCCGCTGCCGCGGCGAGCACCGCCTCGGACTCCATCTCGCCCGCTGTCGCGGCGTAGAGCGACTTCGAGGAGCCCAGCCGCGAGAGTTCGGTCGCCTTCTGCTCCTGGACGGCGTCGCGGACGTCGGTGGCTTCCATGGCGGGACGAACGGCCTCGCGTCGCTTGTACCCATCGGGATCCGGGCCGAATCCAAGTGGGCCCGAAGGCCTCGCCTGCTCGGTGAACCACCCCGAATCCAGCGAACGCTTCCCGTGCGCGAGGATTCTTCCGGCCGGCGGGGAACCAGGGCGTATGGAGATTCGAAACGCCGACGTCGTCTTGACGAACCCCGGCCGGAACTACGTGGTCGTGCGCCTCGAAACGGCGGACGGCCTGGTGGGCTGGGGCGACGCGACGCTCAACGGTCGTGAGAAAGCGGTCGAAGCCGCCCTGGAGGAGCACCTCTTCCCCGAACTCGAGGGCCGGGACGCCCACCGAGCCGAGGACGTCTGGCAGTCGCTCTATCGGGGTACCTACTGGCGCGGGGGCCCGGTCCTGCAGTCGGCGCTCTCCGGCGTCGACATGGCGCTCTGGGACCTCAAGGGCAAGGCCGCCGGCCTGCCGGTCCACGACCTCCTCGGCGGGCGGACCCGCGAGTACGCCACCGTCTACGACCACTGCGGCGACGATTCGATCGACGCGATCGTCGAGAACGCCGAGGCGTCACTCGATCGTGGCATCGACCACTTCCGGGTGAACGTCGGCGATCCGATGGGCGATTACCTGGACCTCGACGGCGTCGTGGACGGCGTCCTCGAGGTCCGCGATCGCCTCGGCCCGGACCCCGAACTCATCGTCGACGTCCACAGCCGCGCCTCGCCCAGGGAGGCCCGCCAGATCGCACGGGGCCTCGAACCCGCGGAGCTCTTCTTCCTCGAGGATCCGCTCGCGCCCGAACACGACGCCGAGTACGGGGCCCTTCGAAACGCGACCACGACGCCGATCGCGTACGGCGAACTCGCGACCGATCCCTTCGCGCTGCAGCCGCTGATCGAGGACGGCGCCATCGACTTCGTCCGCGTCGACCTCGCGCACGTCGGCGGGATCACGGCGGCCCGCAAACTCGCCACCGTCGCGGAAGGCAACGGCACAAAGACGGCGTTCCACGGCCCACCGGACCTCTCGCCGATCGGCCAGGCCGCGACGGTCCACCTCGACCTCGCGCTCCCGAACTTCGGCGTCCAGGAACTCACGGACTACGAGGAGCGCTACGGCGACGCCGTCGGCGAGGTGTTTGCGGGCGGCGCGAACTTCGACCCGTCGGTCGGCGGCCTCGACGTCCCCGACGAACCGGGGCTGGGAATCGACGTCGACCTCGACGCCGCCGCGTCCTTCGAGTACGA from Salinarchaeum sp. Harcht-Bsk1 includes these protein-coding regions:
- a CDS encoding class I SAM-dependent methyltransferase family protein yields the protein MTDGDDDPESSALETDDQPPLAAIVSKDRSQAALGALREADLYDDTRRIREFDDGTIAIPVTAAPLPDRQVTLGIHEIVRQEDPEPRAGGLEALLRERGWTDAEIETAPGSWAVIGTVVIVEIPDDCADEAAVGEALLDLHREADTVLAREGIDGQTRDPTQRVVAGAGDTETIHAEHGVRYALDLAEVMFSPGNEAERARIAALVAAGRDAGAEGPVATLGEESGVDPVPDAVTGLDPADGEPLEAVGGPAEHVFDMFAGVGYFTLPAAVAGAEVTAAEIDPDTFQYLIENAQLNDVGDRVSAYLSDCREVAEFVDADRVLMGHWDAAEYLDAAFDAVRDDGVIHYHAVVAEPELPDDPREDLEAAAADAGRSIAIVDLRRIKSYGEGVWHVVVDARVSSP
- a CDS encoding molybdopterin-dependent oxidoreductase; the encoded protein is MDRTRLDPLLSPLRRAWEAVQPPPRLVDWTLFAIVVFETVSGLYSFTVADHSGWWLFWAHRIAGLTFAVFLAFKLARVRDRLTDPDRWLRSMALSVLTAIAAIGALATGIVWVGGSDVRISYWTLLSIHVAFGLLLVPLLIAHLTSRFRLPRPQDLDRRRTTLQYSALFVGGAVAYRGQEFANRLLGTPGEDRRFTGSQVRKGEGNDAFPLTSWVADDPDPIDRDSWTLDVRGAVDSELTLEYSDVDSDAEIEALLDCTSGWYTVQDWRGIRVGDLLEEVGPASGAEYVRFVSVTGYRWSLPIEEARDALLATHVGGERLSHGHGAPIRLVAPGRRGFQWVKWVVRVDVRKRSDPAQWLVTLISGFD
- a CDS encoding methyltransferase; translated protein: MATRLRTLALEARTEGGPDRFEFTTADGVCSADAIRTAELLLAEVLWDRDPGNLLVPEANYGVVGTLLADVAASVTMTESSARATELCRRNARENGADAHVALLAELDSLGSGDGATEPDPNGPPFDVVAYAPKPYTPIAVGRQRIADAFGLLAPGGTCIVAAEPTTGLDRYRETLEVIGNCVGTVCERDGVAVIEARRQGAADPVEALDRRPLVEPRPLTPTVDGVDLELVSGPGLFAAGGLDHGTRLLLETLDVADGDRLLDVCCGYGPIGAFAAATADCSVVLTDDDRVATQCAECSLQRTDLAAGSETTVVTGNCTEAVADRTFDLVATNPPTHAGSGVLSELFAGIRDVLAPDGACLFVRHEALDLSGHLRGFDSVETVAAGEEHVVRRATP
- the fer gene encoding ferredoxin Fer, with protein sequence MPSPYDVLGIDRDADEETIRSAYRERVLESHPDHGGSPAAFDRVRTAYEELLGEGRTPAPEPEAVGPDQRSPWSPTVSWDDEDEADADPEPAPEPEPHTVEYVDYEVLSDHGWSITDDDLFEKASEADLDPGDYGRFQIDRGDTLLEGAEDVGFTWPFSCRGGACANCAVAVVEGSLAQPVSHILPDELTDEGIRLSCVGTPVTDDLKVVYNVKHLPEVEDLLLPPGPYKRVASDD
- a CDS encoding BolA/IbaG family iron-sulfur metabolism protein, producing the protein MDPEEVAALIEDAIPDATATVGRPRGVDDDDHLAAEVVSPAFEGETVLDRHEMVYDALGEHMTTDIHAVELTTKTPEEVDE
- a CDS encoding helicase C-terminal domain-containing protein, whose product is MHTERIHDEFPAPSYRGHQEDALDRIAAAFDDGNDVVLVRAPTGSGKSLLARAICGTAKTHDDTDHASEAVGSYYTTPQVSQLDDVSDDDLLEDFAIIRGKSNYDCILPEERDTPVDQAPCARKAGYDCSVKDRCPYFASRNLAANRQIAAMTLAYFMQTAGSEVFRKRDVCVIDEAHGLAEWAEMYATIDLGPYTVPVWDDLSVPNLDEQDAGPVEAAFHFAETAIAACEHRKDALLGQAELSASEVAERDRLQERIGDLQWFREDYRDTDSATEWLIDQAENRAITIKPLEPERYLHHTVWDRANRFALLSATILDKEAFCRQVGLDPANVAMVDLPHTFPLEHRRLYDVTCGRMTTEHRDATLPRMAETIARLMDEHDDEKGLVHCHSYAIQDRLAELLRDRGKDARLWTHDSEDRDGTLVAWKRSDGPGVLLSVKMEEALDLEGDLARWQVLCKAPFPNAGDARVAHRLEQDRWAWYYRTTLRTVIQGCGRVVRSPDDYGATYVADDALLDVFERAGSVMPDWFREQVDEMRAPDIPGLPVEASGSAAAVAAGGDATGTSDGRDAGTATANASTKSGSGSAAGSSTDGAADAATADTGQTDSSDDDGDDSRSAKGSPLGDVWGDG
- a CDS encoding 60S ribosomal export protein NMD3, translated to MSNSGAFCPRCGDEIELPRERRAERGEPALCDACYFEDFELVDAPDRIQVTYCSECGAVKRGKHWEDVGAKDYTDVAIDAVTEELSVHVDADSISWAVEPEQIDQTTVRLTCHFSGVVRDTPVEATVVVPAKLSSGTCSRCGLIAGDFYAATVQVRASADREPSDTEIADARDIANEYVAEKEAGGDRDAFVSSIAEVEGGLDVKVSTTQLAREISNRIVQAHGGSVDSSERLITEDGDGNRVYRTAHVVRLPPVSIGDIVDPDDGEGPVIVTSARQTLSGTRLASGEDFEADFEDLPERAVLGDRTDVAETTLVAVEDEHAIQVLDPETYEATTIPRPDFVDTDAEEIPVFKHREGLHAVPDDE
- a CDS encoding glutaredoxin, which gives rise to MSFEPEPSLSPEEVQERVDAAIEQNEVVLFMKGNELMPQCGYSKRALGLIGQYRDDVATVDTLEALDAYREALEEHSGWTTIPQTFVGGEFVGGSDVLAELDENGDLEETLNA